A region of the Coriobacteriia bacterium genome:
AGTGCTTTGACGGTCGCTTTGGCGAGGCGGGCCAGACGGTCGTCATCGAGGAGATGATGACGGGCCCCGAGTGCTCCATGCTCGCCTTTACCGATGGCATTACCGTCCTTCCCATGGCTCCCTCGCAGGACCACAAGCGCGCCTACGAGAACGACGAAGGCCCCAACACGGGCGGCATGGGCGTGTACTCGCCGGTCCCCATCGTCACCGATGAGGAGCACGCGACGATGGTCGACATCATGGAGCGCGCCGTCGCCGGTCTGCGCGAGGAGGGCATCGACTACCGTGGCGTCCTATACGGCGGCTTCATGCTTACACCGGAGGGCCCCAAGCTGCTCGAGTTCAACGCACGCTTTGGCGACCCCGAGACGCAGGTCGTGCTGCCGCGTCTCGAGACCGACCTGGTCGACGTCATGGTCGCGACTGCCCAGCAGCGCCTGAGCGAGGTCGAGCTTTCCTGGCGCCCCGAGTGGGCCGTGAGCGTCGTGCTCGCGAGCGAGGGCTACCCTGGCGATTACGAGAAGGGCCGCGAGATTACGGGCATCGACGAGGCCAACGCATTGCCGGGCGTACACGTCTACCATGCCGGTACCAAGGTCGTCGATGGCAAGGTCTACACCAACGGAGGCCGCGTCCTCAACGTCACCGCGCTCGGCGACACCTTCGAGGCCGCGCGTGACCGCGCCTACGAGGCCTGCGACCTCATCAACTGGGACGGCAAGTTCATGCGTCGCGACATCGGCGCCCGTGCCATGAGGGGCCGCAGCGCATGGGAGAGCTAATCGAGTACTTCGAGGATCCCGCGATCAGCGAGAAGATTCTCAGTTCCGTGCGCAGCTTCGAGGGACGCCTGGTCAAGGTCGATTCCGTCGACATCGAGTTGCCCAACGGGCATAAGACGCAGCACGAGGTCATCCGTCACCCGGGTGCGGTATGCGTCATCGCGCTCGACGACCAGGGCCGCGTGCTCATCGTGCGCCAGTACCGCACGGCGCTCGAGCGCGTGACCATCGAGGTTCCCGCAGGCAAGATCGACCCTGGCGAGGACCCCGAAGATGCCGTACGTCGTGAGCTCGCCGAGGAGACGGGCTACGCAGCAGGGCAAATCCGCCGTCTTGCCTCCATTGCCGTGGCCGTGGGTTATAGCGATGAAATCATCCATCTGTACATGGCGACAGACCTCGTACCCGGCTCCGCGCATCCGGATGATGACGAGTTTGTCGTCGCCGAGTGGGTGAGCATCGAATCGCTCATCGACTCCGTCCTCGACGGCCGCATCGAGGATTCGAAGACCGTTATCGCCGCGCTCATATGCGATGCGCTGCGCCATAGAATGTAGGGCTCCGCAGAGAACAGACGTCTTGCGGTTGCACGAGTGAGGAGAAGAGATGTCCGCAGAAAAACCGCTGGTAGGAATCATTCTGGGCTCCAAATCGGATGCCCCCGAGTTTGAGGGCTGCAAGGAGATGCTCGAGAAGTTTGGCGTGCCCTACGAGTTCGTCATCCACTCCGCGCACCGCAATCCCGATGACGTGCGCGAATGGGCCATCAGTGCCGAGTTGCGCGGCCTCAAGGTTATCATCGCCGGTGCCGGCAAGGCTGCAGCGCTTGGTGGCGTCGTGGCATCGCACACGCCGCTGCCCGTCATCGCCGTGCCCATGAAGACGAGCGACCTGGGCGGCATGGACTCGCTACTCTCCACGGTGCAGATGCCCACGGGCGTGCCCCTGGCCTGCGTCGCCATCAACGGCACCAAGAATGCCGCGATTCTGGCCACGCAGATTCTCGGCACCGCCATGCCCGAGTACCGTGACGCCATCATCGAATACAAGCGCGAACTCGCCGGCAAATAATGCGTCATATGGCAAGGGCGCTCCTCCGGGAGCGCCCTTTTCCTTCATGCCCTCTTCACATCCACAGGTACTCTACCTTTGGTTTCACAGATTCTTCACATTTCCTTGCGTCTTTGTCGGGGCTTCGGCTAGGGTTTTAAGCCGTTGCAACGCGAAATGATGCACATTCGAACTACGAACACGGAAAGAGTCATGAACATAAACGTAGCAAGATCGCTGGCTGCATTCGGAGTGGCGGGCGCGCTCATACTCGGCTCGAGCGTACCTGCCCTTGCAGCCGAAGATGACGCGACGATTGACGGCAAGCTCATGGGAGCCGTCACCCGCACCCTCAACGACGCGGCACTCGCCTCGGGAAGCGCCATCGACGCCCAGAGCTATCTCGGTAACTTCGACGAACCCCTCGAATGGACAAGCTGCGGTGCCAGCACCTACGGCATCGGCGACGGGCTCATGGGCTCGGGCTGCTCGGATGGCAGCATCGTGACCGAAAGCTCCATGGGCGTGGCGCATAAGACGCTTCCCCTGGGCACCCAGATCCAGATCATGTACGACGGCAAGGTCGTGAACGCGACCGTGCATGACCGTGGCCCCTTCATTGCGGGACGCGACCTTGACCTGCAGCCCGCCATTGCGTGGGCTCTCGACTTTGACGGCGTCGGTACGGTCCAGTACCGCGTCATGGCGTGAGTCCCATGGACGCGCTCGAAATCCAAAACATATGCGTGCGCAATGGCGCACTCGACCTTGAGGTCGGCATGGCAATCGACACGCTGCATGTCACCGAGGAACAGGCCAACCGTATCCTCGAACTGCTCCCCAACCTTGCGAACCATGTCTGCGTGAACGGCGCGGGCGATGGCAGCTTCGGCGACGAAATCGTGGGCACGGAGCTTGCGCATCTGCTTGAGCACGTCATCATCGAGCTGCAGGGCAAGGCAGCTCCGCAGGACCGCCAGCTTGCCGGGCACACGTCATGGCTCGAGGAGCTCGAGGTAACGGCTCCCCAGGGTTACGCCCTCATGCGCACGACGGTGTCCTTCGCCAACGACTTCGTCGCGCTTGGGGCGATGAACTGCGCCATCGAGATCATCGCCTGGGCGTTCGAGCCCGATGCGGATGACATGCCCGATGTCGATGGCATGATCGCCTTCCTTGCCGCGATGTAGGCGCAAATCTATACTCTTCCCAAGACGTCATCTGCGTTCTGAGGAGGCACCATGCACTGCGAACAGAAGCTCGCCGAAGGCCTGTATTGGATTGGCGGAGACGACAAGCGTCTCGGGTTGTTCGAGGCTAGTCATCCAGTGCCGCACGGCATGTCTTACAACAACTATCTGCTGCTCGACGAGAAGGTCGTGCTTTTCGACACCATCGACCGCGCGGTCGAGGAGCGCTTCTTCGAGACGGTCGACTATCTGCTTGACGGGCGCAAAATCGACTACATCATCGTCTCGCACATGGAGCCCGACCACAGCGCCACGCTCGGCGCCATGGCCGCCATGCATCCGGAGGCCCAGCTCGTCTGCACCAAGGTTTGCAAGACGCTCATCGGGCAATTCTTCGACCCCGAGCTCGCGGCCCGCTGCATGGTCGTGGGCGACGGCGACTCCATCGAGACCGGAACGCACACGCTCGCCTTTGCGACGGCCCCCATGGTGCACTGGCCCGAGGTCATGGTCACCTACGATGTCGAGGATAAGATTCTGTTCTCGGCCGACGCCTTCGGCTCCTTTGGCGGTTTGGACGGACGTCTCTTCGATGATATGTACGATTTCGAGGACGAGCTGCTCGACGAGGTGCGCCGCTATTACGCCAACATCGTGGGCAAGTACGGAACGCAGGTCAACGAGCTCCTCGACAAGGCCGACACGCTCGACATCAAGATGATTTGTCCGCTGCATGGCCCCATCATCAGGGACAACATCGATCTGATTAAATCCAAGTATCGCAGCTGGGCGAGCTACGAGCCCGAGGATGAGGGCGTTGTCATTGCCTACGCCTCGGTCTACGGGGGCACGCGCGATGTGGCCGAGAAGCTCGCCTTCAAGCTGAGCGATGCGGGCATTCACGACCTGGCCCTCTACGACCTGTCCGTGACCGATCCGAGCTACGTGCTGGCCGACGCCTTCCGCGCGAGCAACATCGTGCTGGCCTCCGTCACCTACAACGCGGACGTGTTTCCCAAGATGAAGGAGCTTGTCGATTGCTTCGTCGGACATAACCTGCGTCGCCGTCGCTTCTCGTTTATCCAGAACGGCAGCTGGGGTCCCATCGCAGGCAAGAAGATGATGGATGCGGTCGAAGCCATTCCCGAGCACGAGATTGTGGGGGAGCTGTTCACCATCAAGTCGCGCATGACCGACGAACAGGACGGAGAGCTCGACGCTCTCGCGCAAGCCATCGTGGATTCGATTCGCAACCCGGAAGCGCCCATCATGGCCGACGTGCAAAATGTCGCGCCCGAACCCACGCCCATCGTGGGCGCCGTCAAGCCGCAGGCAGCTCCGCCGAGCAAGGAGCCGGTGCGCGCCAAGGGCGATATGCCCATCGCCCCGGGTATGGAGGGCAAAGTGCGACCGCTTGATACGCCTGCGGGCCCTGCCGATGATGACGGCCCTACCACCAAGGTCATCCAGATCTGGCGCTGCACCTTC
Encoded here:
- a CDS encoding phosphoribosylamine--glycine ligase, yielding MNILLLGSGGRECAIATALVESPSCDELFIALGNGGTAELGTNVDLDIEDGQAIVDFARENGCELVVIGPEAPLVAGVADAVRGAGIDCFGPGAAGARLEGSKDFSKSLMMKYDLPTAAYGTFTDCDSALAYLNEHGAPIVVKADGLAAGKGVTVALTKEAADEAICECFDGRFGEAGQTVVIEEMMTGPECSMLAFTDGITVLPMAPSQDHKRAYENDEGPNTGGMGVYSPVPIVTDEEHATMVDIMERAVAGLREEGIDYRGVLYGGFMLTPEGPKLLEFNARFGDPETQVVLPRLETDLVDVMVATAQQRLSEVELSWRPEWAVSVVLASEGYPGDYEKGREITGIDEANALPGVHVYHAGTKVVDGKVYTNGGRVLNVTALGDTFEAARDRAYEACDLINWDGKFMRRDIGARAMRGRSAWES
- a CDS encoding NUDIX hydrolase — translated: MGELIEYFEDPAISEKILSSVRSFEGRLVKVDSVDIELPNGHKTQHEVIRHPGAVCVIALDDQGRVLIVRQYRTALERVTIEVPAGKIDPGEDPEDAVRRELAEETGYAAGQIRRLASIAVAVGYSDEIIHLYMATDLVPGSAHPDDDEFVVAEWVSIESLIDSVLDGRIEDSKTVIAALICDALRHRM
- the purE gene encoding 5-(carboxyamino)imidazole ribonucleotide mutase, encoding MSAEKPLVGIILGSKSDAPEFEGCKEMLEKFGVPYEFVIHSAHRNPDDVREWAISAELRGLKVIIAGAGKAAALGGVVASHTPLPVIAVPMKTSDLGGMDSLLSTVQMPTGVPLACVAINGTKNAAILATQILGTAMPEYRDAIIEYKRELAGK
- a CDS encoding flavodoxin, producing MHCEQKLAEGLYWIGGDDKRLGLFEASHPVPHGMSYNNYLLLDEKVVLFDTIDRAVEERFFETVDYLLDGRKIDYIIVSHMEPDHSATLGAMAAMHPEAQLVCTKVCKTLIGQFFDPELAARCMVVGDGDSIETGTHTLAFATAPMVHWPEVMVTYDVEDKILFSADAFGSFGGLDGRLFDDMYDFEDELLDEVRRYYANIVGKYGTQVNELLDKADTLDIKMICPLHGPIIRDNIDLIKSKYRSWASYEPEDEGVVIAYASVYGGTRDVAEKLAFKLSDAGIHDLALYDLSVTDPSYVLADAFRASNIVLASVTYNADVFPKMKELVDCFVGHNLRRRRFSFIQNGSWGPIAGKKMMDAVEAIPEHEIVGELFTIKSRMTDEQDGELDALAQAIVDSIRNPEAPIMADVQNVAPEPTPIVGAVKPQAAPPSKEPVRAKGDMPIAPGMEGKVRPLDTPAGPADDDGPTTKVIQIWRCTFCGYQAEVPKGTDMDTFVCPVCLKSGPGQFILVREKMVPMK